In Paroedura picta isolate Pp20150507F chromosome 1, Ppicta_v3.0, whole genome shotgun sequence, the following are encoded in one genomic region:
- the VGLL2 gene encoding transcription cofactor vestigial-like protein 2 isoform X2, with protein MSCLDVMYPVYGPPQPYFAAAYSPYHQKLAFYSKMQEAAESASSASTSGPFASPAAPASIKEEECSPEKERPPEAEYISARCVLFTYFQGDISAVVDEHFSRALSQPSSYSPGSASAKAPRSSTSWRDGSFPMSQRSFPPSFWNSTYQPSSVPASLGSPLAATGHTELPFATADPYSPGSLHSHLHQGGPEPWHPAHHHHHHHHHHPYIGSQTSSYPRPTTVHEVYSPHFDPRYGSLLVPAASVRPHRLTPASVPTSVSPQCELGKSEPATSAWTTPAPFPSPAGEMAQSLGLNVDAARRYSFCGGSLLS; from the exons ATGAGCTGTCTGGATGTGATGTACCCAGTCTACGGTCCTCCGCAGCCTTACTTCGCCGCCGCCTACAGCCCCTACCACCAG AAACTCGCCTTTTACTCGAAGATGCAGGAGGCGGCCGAGAGCGCCAGCAGCGCCAGCACGAGCGGCCCGTTCGCCAGCCCCGCCGCGCCGGCCAGCATCAAGGAGGAGGAGTGCAGCCCGGAGAAGGAGCGCCCCCCCGAGGCCGAGTACATCAGCGCCCGCTGCGTCCTCTTCACCTACTTCCAAGGGGACATCAGCGCCGTGGTGGACGAGCACTTCAGCCGGGCCCTCAGCCAGCCCAGCAGCTACTCGCCCGGCAGCGCCAGCGCCAAGGCGCCCAGGAGCTCCACCTCTTGGCGGG ATGGATCATTCCCCATGAGTCAACGTAGTTTCCCACCCTCCTTCTGGAACAGTACCTACCAGCCTTCTTCGGTGCCTGCATCCCTGGGAAGCCCCCTGGCAGCGACTGGCCACACTGAACTGCCCTTTGCCACAGCGGACCCTTATTCACCAGGCTCATTGCACAGCCATCTCCACCAGGGTGGCCCAGAGCCCTGGCAccctgcccaccaccaccaccatcaccaccaccatcacccttACATCGGCTCACAGACCTCCTCCTATCCCCGCCCCACCACTGTGCACGAGGTCTACAGTCCGCACTTCGACCCTCGTTACGGCTCACTGCTGGTGCCTGCGGCTTCTGTGCGCCCTCATCGCCTCACGCCGGCTTCTGTGCCCACATCTGTCAGCCCCCAGTGTGAGCTAGGCAAGAGCGAGCCTGCCACTTCAGCATGGACAACACCAGCACCTTTTCCCAGCCCAGCAGGGGAGATGGCACAGAGCCTAGGCCTCAACGTGGACGCAG CTCGCCGTTATTCCTTCTGTGGTGGATCCCTTCTGAGCTGA
- the VGLL2 gene encoding transcription cofactor vestigial-like protein 2 isoform X1: protein MSCLDVMYPVYGPPQPYFAAAYSPYHQKLAFYSKMQEAAESASSASTSGPFASPAAPASIKEEECSPEKERPPEAEYISARCVLFTYFQGDISAVVDEHFSRALSQPSSYSPGSASAKAPRSSTSWRDGSFPMSQRSFPPSFWNSTYQPSSVPASLGSPLAATGHTELPFATADPYSPGSLHSHLHQGGPEPWHPAHHHHHHHHHHPYIGSQTSSYPRPTTVHEVYSPHFDPRYGSLLVPAASVRPHRLTPASVPTSVSPQCELGKSEPATSAWTTPAPFPSPAGEMAQSLGLNVDAGLQPQDKSKDLYWF, encoded by the exons ATGAGCTGTCTGGATGTGATGTACCCAGTCTACGGTCCTCCGCAGCCTTACTTCGCCGCCGCCTACAGCCCCTACCACCAG AAACTCGCCTTTTACTCGAAGATGCAGGAGGCGGCCGAGAGCGCCAGCAGCGCCAGCACGAGCGGCCCGTTCGCCAGCCCCGCCGCGCCGGCCAGCATCAAGGAGGAGGAGTGCAGCCCGGAGAAGGAGCGCCCCCCCGAGGCCGAGTACATCAGCGCCCGCTGCGTCCTCTTCACCTACTTCCAAGGGGACATCAGCGCCGTGGTGGACGAGCACTTCAGCCGGGCCCTCAGCCAGCCCAGCAGCTACTCGCCCGGCAGCGCCAGCGCCAAGGCGCCCAGGAGCTCCACCTCTTGGCGGG ATGGATCATTCCCCATGAGTCAACGTAGTTTCCCACCCTCCTTCTGGAACAGTACCTACCAGCCTTCTTCGGTGCCTGCATCCCTGGGAAGCCCCCTGGCAGCGACTGGCCACACTGAACTGCCCTTTGCCACAGCGGACCCTTATTCACCAGGCTCATTGCACAGCCATCTCCACCAGGGTGGCCCAGAGCCCTGGCAccctgcccaccaccaccaccatcaccaccaccatcacccttACATCGGCTCACAGACCTCCTCCTATCCCCGCCCCACCACTGTGCACGAGGTCTACAGTCCGCACTTCGACCCTCGTTACGGCTCACTGCTGGTGCCTGCGGCTTCTGTGCGCCCTCATCGCCTCACGCCGGCTTCTGTGCCCACATCTGTCAGCCCCCAGTGTGAGCTAGGCAAGAGCGAGCCTGCCACTTCAGCATGGACAACACCAGCACCTTTTCCCAGCCCAGCAGGGGAGATGGCACAGAGCCTAGGCCTCAACGTGGACGCAG GTTTGCAGCCTCAGGATAAAAGCAAGGATCTCTATTGGTTTTAG